Proteins found in one Aethina tumida isolate Nest 87 chromosome 1, icAetTumi1.1, whole genome shotgun sequence genomic segment:
- the LOC109596706 gene encoding uncharacterized protein LOC109596706, which produces MTTPCHTTDNKQDIWSISGTHNRNDNMVPPPPSILEYNARMSRHRKSIFDNAAPTQDCVISGRGRGRRNIYIISEQTPHSNSVYNEDIITKIRETSGYGYSNDVIVQVAKSEQTRLLNEKSNYLVNPSIKLRPAASRNSPNSSNRFTSSSLTSSKKHNSKQIIDEKSTEGTTLPLSILRKNAKQEHRQKIVYPRPKNVVTSSNTESKSVPKQNETIPQDKKEETQWLSGWGSTPRPVS; this is translated from the exons ATGACAACACCGTGCCACACGACAGATAATAAACAAGATATATGGAGTATTTCGGGAACTCATAACAGGAATGACAATATGGTACCACCGCCGCCATCAATTTTGGAATACAACGCTAGGATGTCGAGACATCGCAAAAGCATTTTCGATAATGCAGCCCCCACACAGGATTGCGTAATTTCAGGACGCGGCAGAGGTAGAaggaatatttacattatttctgAGCAGACTCCCCATTCTAATAGTGTTTACAATGAGGACATCATTACGAAAATCAGAGAG ACGTCTGGTTATGGGTACTCCAATGATGTAATAGTGCAAGTGGCAAAATCAGAACAAACCCGCCTTCTGAATGAAAAATCGAACTATCTAGTGAAtccatcaattaaattaagaccCGCTGCCAGCAGAAATAGTCCAAACTCCTCAAACAGATTCACCTCTAGTTCACTGACTTCGTCAAAAAAGCATAACTCAAAACAGATTATTGATGAAAAAAGTACTGAAG GGACGACTTTGCCATTGAGTATATTGAGAAAAAATGCCAAACAAGAACACAGACAGAAAATTGTGTATCCGCGACCGAAAAATGTGGTAACGAGTTCTAATACTGAATCAAAATCGGTACCAAAGCAAAATGAAACCATCCCACAGGATAAGAAAGAAGAAACCCAGTGGCTTAGTGGATGGGGAAGTACTCCAAGACCAGTATCCTAG